In Helianthus annuus cultivar XRQ/B chromosome 9, HanXRQr2.0-SUNRISE, whole genome shotgun sequence, the following are encoded in one genomic region:
- the LOC110875064 gene encoding F-box protein At1g67340, translating to MTKAAVKSHAPALYSLALLQFNGSGGLKNDKDLCAGVALCARAACLGHPDALRELAHCLQDGYGIRRNISEGNRLLVQANSREFAFVLRVLKNKSTHINFDYELLNDYGFNQASRQMHPVNKFMAEWFGSKENGVPGQGLRMCSCKGCGRPETRINEFRRCSGCGKVNYCSRGCQARDWRLHHKVECAPIEEWIGHAFD from the coding sequence ATGACGAAAGCCGCGGTTAAATCACACGCTCCGGCACTATACTCACTCGCTCTTCTTCAGTTCAACGGTAGTGGAGGCTTGAAGAACGATAAAGACCTTTGTGCAGGTGTTGCTTTGTGTGCAAGAGCAGCGTGCCTTGGCCATCCGGATGCTCTTCGTGAACTCGCTCATTGTCTTCAAGACGGGTATGGAATACGAAGGAACATTTCCGAAGGCAATCGTCTTCTCGTGCAAGCTAACTCACGCGAATTTGCTTTTGTCCTACGTGTCCTCAAAAACAAATCGACACATATAAATTTCGACTATGAATTACTTAATGACTACGGGTTTAACCAAGCTAGTAGACAAATGCACCCGGTTAATAAGTTTATGGCAGAATGGTTCGGGTCAAAGGAAAATGGTGTCCCGGGCCAAGGTTTGAGAATGTGTTCTTGCAAGGGGTGTGGGCGCCCCGAGACCCGAATAAACGAGTTTCGAAGGTGTTCGGGTTGTGGGAAAGTGAACTATTGTTCGCGTGGGTGCCAGGCTCGTGACTGGAGGTTGCACCACAAGGTGGAATGCGCACCTATAGAGGAGTGGATTGGTCATGCGTTTGATTGA